The DNA segment CTTGATGACCCTCAAAGAGAGTTTTATTTAAGGGAGATTGCACGCATTGCAAAAATAAGTTCAAGCACTTCAAAAAGAGCATTAGATGAATTGAAGAAAACTGAGTTGATTAAAGAAGAAAGGAAAGCAAATCTGCGGATTTTTTCTGCAGAACAGGAAAGCCAAACTTTCAAGGAACTAAAAAAGATAAAGAACCTCGAATGGATAAAGAAAAAAAAACTTGTGGAAAACATTGTTGATGAAAGCACTATTTCTGTTGTTTTATTTGGTTCTTTTGCTTTGGGAACAAACACAAAAGAAAGCGATTTAGATGTACTTGTAATAACAAGCAAAAGAAAACCAGTTAAAATAAAGGAATTGGATGGAGTGGAAGTACAATTAATACAAAAGACATTAAAAGAGTTCAGGGAACTGGAAAAAAAAGATAATCCTTTCTACACAGAAATAATTTCAACTGGAATAGCTTTGTATGGGGGGATGCCTGCATGAAGATTCAAGATTGTATCAGGAAAGGCTGGCTTAAGAGGGAAGAGCCTAATAGTAAGAAAGCGGAGCAGTCAATTAAGATAAGCGAGGCAAAACTTGAAGAAGCGGAAAAAGCGTTGAAAGCAGACTTGATTGAAACAACAATTGTTTTCTCTTATATGTCAATGTTTCATGCTGCCAGAGCCCTGCTCTTTAAAGAAGGATTCAGAGAAAAAGGCCATGTTCCTATATTAGTATTCCTTGAAGAAAAATACGAGAAAATAATAGGAAAACAGCTTTTATATGAATTTAATTCAATGAGGCTTGAAAGGCACGAAAGCCTTTACGGACTGCAGCCAGAATACTTCAAAGACGACGCAGAACACGCGCTAAAAACAGCACGGCAATTCCTAAGCAAAATAAAAGAACTGATTTAAAGCAAATACTATGGCAAGAAAATTAGGCTACAAGAAAAGGGAAGGAGAGTTTCTGGTGAAGGAACTGGGGCAGGATTGATTTTATTTTCTTAAAAGCATTCATTTAAATTTTTTTCTGTGGACAATTCATTAAATAACTGGGTTTGAGCCGTAAGCACAGCGATTTTTTGTCTGGAAGAAATGGTGTTTGTTTGGATTTATGCCTGCCTTTACAGCATTGAATTGAATCAAAAGCTTAGCTTAGGCTTTGCCTGAAAGAATTCCTCCGGAGGAAAGAATTTGGCCTCAAAAGACAATAAATCTATTTTGAACCATTATCTTGTTCCAATGCACGAAATTGTTCCAGAAAATGAAGCAAAAGAGATAATAAAGAAGTACGGGAACTTAAAAGAAAAGTTCCCTTTAATTCTGAGAACTGACCCTGTCATAGAAGAAATCCAGGCAAAGAAAGGCGACCTAATCAGGATTACGAGAAACAGTCTTACAGCAGGAAAGAGCGTGAGCTACAGGATTGTGGGATAAATGAAGTACTGGCCTTTAATTAATTCTTATTACAGGGACAGGAACATTGCCCAGCAGGAGATAGATTCATTCAACCAATTCATAGACGAGAAATTGAACCAGATAGTGGAAGAAAACAAGCTGATAGTTCCAAAAATAGAGGAAGTGAGAATTGAGTTGGCTGACATTGAAGTGGAAAAGCCAAAAATAATTGAGGCTGATGGCAGTCCAAGAACTAATTTTTATCCAATGGAAGCAAGAATAAGGAACAGGACATACTCTGGACCAATTTTTCTCTCAATGAAATTACTGAGAAGGGATGTAGAGCAGGACATGAAGCGGGCATATATTGGGGAAATGCCTATCATGCTGAAAAGCAATATGTGCTGGCTTTCAGGGAAATCAGATGAAGAATTAATTGAAATGGGCGAAGACCCAAAAGACTTTGGGGGATACTTCATAATAAACGGCTCAGAGAAAGCATTAATGACACAGGAAGTATTGGCTTCAGACAGGGTTCTTGTAAGCAAGCAGCCTCAAGACAAAGTAATTGCTGAAGTTATTTCAACAAAAGGAGCATTCAAGGGAAGAGTAAGGATTTCAAGAAATATTGACGGCATACTTTCAGTAACATTCCCTTCTTCGCCGAGAAAATTAAGGTTATTCGTATTATTGAGGGCATTAGGACTTATAGCAGACAAGGAAATCGTTGGGGCATTCTCAGAAGAAAAAGAAATACAGAATGACGTTCAATTGAATTTGGAGCTCCTTGAAATAAAGAACCAGGAAGAAGCATTAGACAAAATAGGAAAATATGTTGCTCCAGGGCAGGTCATAGAGTACAGGCTGAGGAGAGCACAGGAGGTAATAGATGCATTCCTGCTTCCGCACATAGGCCAGAGGGCAGAGGACAGGCTTGCGAAAGCATACTATCTTGCAATGATGGCAACAAAAGCAATAGAATTAGCGCAAGGCCTGAGAGGGGAAGATGACAAAGACCATTACAAGAACAAGAGACTTGAGTTAAGCGGAAAATTAATGGAACACTTGTTCAGGTATTCATTCAAATACTTCATAAAAGACTTGAAGTTTCAGATTGACAGGACTATTACAAGGAGAAGGAAACTGAATATAAGTACTGTAGTAAGGCCTGGCGCAATAAGCGAGAGAATA comes from the Candidatus Diapherotrites archaeon genome and includes:
- a CDS encoding nucleotidyltransferase domain-containing protein — encoded protein: MFDKINGSTAKVLNLFLDDPQREFYLREIARIAKISSSTSKRALDELKKTELIKEERKANLRIFSAEQESQTFKELKKIKNLEWIKKKKLVENIVDESTISVVLFGSFALGTNTKESDLDVLVITSKRKPVKIKELDGVEVQLIQKTLKEFRELEKKDNPFYTEIISTGIALYGGMPA
- a CDS encoding DNA-directed RNA polymerase subunit B'', translated to MKYWPLINSYYRDRNIAQQEIDSFNQFIDEKLNQIVEENKLIVPKIEEVRIELADIEVEKPKIIEADGSPRTNFYPMEARIRNRTYSGPIFLSMKLLRRDVEQDMKRAYIGEMPIMLKSNMCWLSGKSDEELIEMGEDPKDFGGYFIINGSEKALMTQEVLASDRVLVSKQPQDKVIAEVISTKGAFKGRVRISRNIDGILSVTFPSSPRKLRLFVLLRALGLIADKEIVGAFSEEKEIQNDVQLNLELLEIKNQEEALDKIGKYVAPGQVIEYRLRRAQEVIDAFLLPHIGQRAEDRLAKAYYLAMMATKAIELAQGLRGEDDKDHYKNKRLELSGKLMEHLFRYSFKYFIKDLKFQIDRTITRRRKLNISTVVRPGAISERIRFAMSTGNWIGRATGVSKFMERVNYLAPLTDLRKVKSPLDKNRELYEARDVHGTHWGRLDPVETPDGPMCGLVKNLSLLAEVTVDQEGAPVEKILYDMGVKLKKL
- a CDS encoding HEPN domain-containing protein gives rise to the protein MKIQDCIRKGWLKREEPNSKKAEQSIKISEAKLEEAEKALKADLIETTIVFSYMSMFHAARALLFKEGFREKGHVPILVFLEEKYEKIIGKQLLYEFNSMRLERHESLYGLQPEYFKDDAEHALKTARQFLSKIKELI
- a CDS encoding DNA-directed RNA polymerase subunit H; amino-acid sequence: MASKDNKSILNHYLVPMHEIVPENEAKEIIKKYGNLKEKFPLILRTDPVIEEIQAKKGDLIRITRNSLTAGKSVSYRIVG